AGCATAACACAGGTTAGGGAGACAACAGCAAGGATAACCGAAATAGCGAAGTATAAAAACATAACTACCTTCATAATTGGACATATAAACAAAGAGGGAATGATAGCAGGTCCTAAAGCAATTGAACATATTGTGGATACTATTATACTCATAGACAAGGATAGCAAAGGTAGTTATAGGATATTGAGAACTGTGAAGAATAGGTTTGGTCCTACAAACAGCGTGGCTTTGTATAATCTTTCAAGTAGTGGGCTTGAGGATGTTCCAGATTTTACATTCTTTTCAACATATACTCCTTCTTTGGTTGGGAGTGTTTTGTGTTGTGTTGTTGAGGGAGTTAGAGGTATAGTAGTAGAAGTCCAGTCTCTTGTTAATGCTACACAGTTTGGTTTTGCGAAAAGAACAGCGGATGGTATAGACACAAACAGACTATATATGCTATCTGCGATACTTGACAAGTATCTGAATACAAAATTATCAACTTATGACATTTATCTAAACATAACATCTGGTTTTGAAGTAAAGGAAACAGGTACAGACCTTGCGGTAGCACTGTCAATACTTTCAAGTCTTAAAAACAAGGAAGTTCCAAGGGATCTATCTGCGTTTGGTGAGATAGGTCTAGCTGGAGAGGTTAGACCTGTTCCTTACTTTGACATAAGGATACCAGAGCTCAAGCGAGTAGGTGTCAGGAAAGTAATAGTTCCGAAGAATAACAAGCCCAAGAGTTTTCAAGAAGGTATAGATCTGGTTGAAGTTGAAAATATTTACGACTTACTGTCAATTCTTTAGGAATTCTAAAAGAATATCCGAAAATTGTTGAAAAAGGTATGCCAAACTTTGTTGATATAACAAACAGAGTTGAC
This window of the Spirochaetota bacterium genome carries:
- the radA gene encoding DNA repair protein RadA — translated: MAKPKTVFVCQVCGQETSKWMGRCPSCGEWNTFAEEEKDETPRGKTVIISEKIYPKSIVDIEFSDTKRIPTNLKQFDNILNGGLVEGQVSLIAGEPGIGKSTLVLQIADNLAKVGKVLYVNSEESNEQIKIRSTRLKIDNPNIFLFPETKLENIVDFILSGNYRFLIVDSIQNIYSDRFLSSPGSITQVRETTARITEIAKYKNITTFIIGHINKEGMIAGPKAIEHIVDTIILIDKDSKGSYRILRTVKNRFGPTNSVALYNLSSSGLEDVPDFTFFSTYTPSLVGSVLCCVVEGVRGIVVEVQSLVNATQFGFAKRTADGIDTNRLYMLSAILDKYLNTKLSTYDIYLNITSGFEVKETGTDLAVALSILSSLKNKEVPRDLSAFGEIGLAGEVRPVPYFDIRIPELKRVGVRKVIVPKNNKPKSFQEGIDLVEVENIYDLLSIL